aactttattaactatacttaacggcctatacggttcttaatagcctatatagctcttttataagccgcctagcgtttatttttaactattcttatagaaTACTACCCTAGAAGAAGTAGGTTAgagaaggaagctatttagagattataaagagcacgaggcttaggaggctagaagtatacgggatagcggaaattagtaactagtaaagatcttaagactaattactatatctttttatagtaatataaatatctattattactattattaaaaagaactactaaaacctacctttttatattaaataaaaaagaggatcttagtaagtataatagctagcgatttaaaaaggtagtaataattactaaaaataataaaaacgagagtagtagcgagataataaaaagaagcgggaattttctaaaccttaataaattcgttaggtagtaaaagtacggatttattataactagcgcgcggattaaatatatccttattaagattaaatacgttagtaattactaatataagtataagctagagcacgacccttagtgagttaaggtaaaaaagaaaaggacgaaacccgattttagataaaatcctaatcccttataaataagtaaatattaacccggattattaggggacgtagatatatagaattataaattagcctaacggtaagtaaattaacgcggtattaatttatttaactaaggtttataagaaaaaggggctataggggtaacccttattttacgagatcgtagataaccttagctattaactagacgaatagttcgtgagcacaagcctaggaattataaaagtagttaatagattcctctataggcgaggggtattactaacgtaattataattataagagctatacgaaatactaataataataattataaaaaaggaattcgtactatagaactaagtataggtcgatagagcgtataatcgctttaataaatttaaaaaaagggtaaacgacctagatttcctctctataattactaatagaaatctattattataaaaggatataccggggcaaaatatagtactaaaaatacgataattaataattctacctattttgatttataactcgttaccgctactaatacgaaattcggcgctaattagttaataaaaaaggaaatagacgacccgaagttattaataatacgtagcgacgtagggattatatataaataccgaaaatctaacggtaaatacgaggtaatttatagaccttaaaaagatctttttaaaaaagaaattatattttagggggaagtataaggttttataaaaaaccttaataatattttacgattattacgaaaaagtcggaattagggaatactagtactatttagtaattaatatcgtactcgtaagtaaagcctttaattactattacgaagcggtacgtaatctcgatcgaaacgactttcttagtataattaacgtaatccgaagccgctttaaaaCTTACGATAGGAACctaaagctcttatttaagttacgagcgatttttttcgtatctatagctaggataatagagggtaaattacgagtagagatccttaaagagcttatcgatcgaatcgataagctaataaaaacctagctaaataaggggataaataagtaaaaagtcggatatttttatactatagtttaacgtatactaaaaataaaaataatattatactaagtacctaaaaattacgagacgctctactcgaggctaagatctagctttaatattaaagtaagaatgctatactaaacttacttttaagtatataacggcccttattaataatattaagtcgatcgaacgtataataggaaaggaaaagaggctagatatagtaattactaataaggaggcctagattcgttaaataagtagagatttaacttacgggtagggtaataaaaaaagtaatattatatttataaaaaggataaatattaattaagtaactatactaaggaggagcgtactaaatcgtataaatagtataaaaagtcgagggtaatagatagaaaaactagcccttgtcggtttaattaattctttattatatataaaggcagatccgggggcacagaacctagtaatactaactaaagtagcggcctaaaatatataccccctataagagatttagaaaataaaaaagatattactccctatattaacgaattagattataacgaaattaataatattaattactcttttttcgccccgttagcctctagagaatatacgaggctaaacgaatagagggtagtaaaagctcttaataaataggcttttatttataaatagtaagagaaggtcccttagataacggatataaaggcggctaaaagggcgaatttaatagggctaaagcctattctcttaataattaaaaagaagacgctatttcttttaatatttaaaaaaaaggaatatagtactaagtaaatctaggggtagctagaggggtcctttttatactacttagatctttcgaatactaagcttatataagcgttCTATATAaacaaaaggtacggcctagacgatttctataagattatcctaaacacgggggtatcgtaatagttaactaaaagaaaagggtaattctaagcgctataaaagatcgtattaataacgcttaatacgttaatagtgggtattacgaggattagttttagcctaagtaaggaaatcgtcgcactaggtatagtaaaagtagagatatactttagaacgatgattttttatattttacctattaataccctatttctcttatatctaaaagacatagatcgactaggtattatctttaataatataaaaaatagaatctctagtagtaagtactttgaggtagtcgaacgacgataggggtatgcgtttataaagcttattaataatacgaagttaattaattacctaacggaaagtaagcttaaaagactatactagagatttaggtacttatcggttacgaggctatataacttcctaaagtaattaagtaataataatatcgaaataggggcgctagagtagttaataaaagtatattattaatactaaataaatacgcaaagcttacgcagatttaagtttaaattacgtaataaacttaactttaactaggaaattgtcgttaatatcttttacttaaatagtcggctagtactatatataatcgacgtagctatatttttctaagtagggcaattcctccgggatctataaataaagataatataggtagccctataaaaaagctagattaatatatactagggaccgctagatggtattagaactaacgctagtataagctttaagttagtagaatttaaggataatacgatagcttacggtatataactaaaagtcgtacttattaaagcgtactatagtattaaaaaggtaaaaagggcatactaatagttaaaaagggcgtttagaattattaaaaaggaaaatccggattttactaataacgaatacttttaaatagtacttaaatactataacgatactctggggcctaacggacttatactaacgctattagtatttagagtatatttaagaacgaccttagccttgctaccgttactaagtataagctaacgagcctaactaattaaaaaagtaatacgggtactgcgcgaggtaagtataaaaaggtaagttaataaggtaattactatatataataggcccgatataaggaataatctaaatatactactaaatttagatatataagtatagcgcgaaattacttaatagtaggctaggctatataagttaatttttattaataagcgctcttatatagttacgagagatcgtaactagcctctcgaagtattaattatagtaattagaccgtattatatagatcctaacgaggtaatttctaatttataaaaaaaagaagaactaAGGGAAATTGTATAACCCGTAGcagaggcataggaaattatccttaataaaatcgttataataatactaatagataataaagaagaggaaattgttaaaaaggtactaatactactagtaaGACGTTAcaaaagactacgatagtaagccctaacgcggtaatttattactagcgacgaggtaattaatactttttatataataaaaaagaaagccgatttcgagctagtaattaaactacgtaaaaaaggcgtaattataattactaaaaagccgtataagggattagatcttattaaaatagatactcttcgtaatcgaggggtctatcgatttatcttatataacttagaaaaatatataaacctctatatatttaaattacgaatagttcgtaagatcaaagggaaaggaacaccctagctatatgagaagtctaaatacgtaatttaggggtatagtaacgttaaaaaggcgacgctatttatataattgcttattatatagcgctatagctaacgattaataatagtactaataatatcgctacggaagaaaggatacgagatttagagccgtaatattacctaggtatatacctaattagccacagggtttataaagaaaatcctagcctatttactaaaggaaatagctagtaagtacttagaaggcacgattattaaagtacttaagccattatataggctcgtaaaatcgggcacctattagtaggctacttactacgatttttatattaattaactattaatagttacctctacgtacgacccgtgcttattagttatagagtataaaagcgactaatttaggatcgttagaatatagactaacgatatattaggcctatccgatattaactttataaaaaaagaggataaagagctttaaaaagtggGCTTTatagtaaagttaaaagaggtctttataataaatacccccttagtatttaatagcgggatttttataattaaaaagaaaaccgtcgttttttaataaaaggggtagggcgagaagattaacctcgttaacccgaacgtaattaatattaaaaagtagtataaagctaagcttacgtaaggggtatatattataaatatttattaacctaaggtaatttttaattatactagggtagtataggctataaatctaactaaacgagacgtcgaggtacttaataagcggcttaagtagtaataaacgaatcttaatcgaggtctcgtttattacctaatcgactttacgactagtaagctctatatcttcgttaataggttatttataaataataacgaccttacttcgtaattagggtatattattatcttagttaataagagtataagtgagagcgaatttactatatatagtaatataatctactactcgttaattaaaaataagcgggtaacgagaagtatactagcgtcggaggtctatagtatagttaatagcgttaacctctcttatataattttaataatactaaagaagattaccgatcgaattagccttctacttattctaatagttatttataccgattcctactcgctatataaatacctcgttaaattaggaacgacgaaagaaaagaggcttataatcgatattatagcccttaggtaatcgtataaaaggcgcaagatacttaagatctattaaattaataataaaaataaccttataaacgcttttataaaaatagtactaaataaaggattaaagtaatttataagtaattaaaaagttactatataaataaagggataggttatataaaaagagtagaaaaaagggggaaaaggagacgacttagtaaacgggcccgaggtcgaattatatttctaactatagtagttaaattaataaaagaaagagaaagttagtatcgaattagaagtctaattcgaccgcggtatatagctaactacgtaggggctaattaggggccctatttataattattatagctagcctaacctataattagaacctcctttttatacttactacgtagatatttatatagtttaattaatctcttcgttaactacggttcgaactaactaccctgtaatagggatactaatactattgtATACTAGTAACTTCAAAACTATTAAACCAGTGTATCTAAAGTGGTTTGACTCTTTTCTATCGTAATCTTCCAGACCTTGGCAAATCGTGAAGAGTTCAGCTCAGCCGTGACTTTTCCCAATTTTCCCTCTCCTTCCAAGCGGCTTTCCGCTAGCGGACCAGTAACGATAAATAATAGTGGTTATAGAATGGTTAGAGTTTCTCTAGCAGCTACGTCTATTAGAAGACACGCGTTATGCGGACCTAGAGCCTTGAACTTAAAGAACAAATAGAAGCCGTTTTTAGTTTCTGcgttctaaatatataaataagggacCTCTTCTTTGCCGCTAGTTTTAATATCGTAAGAGAGCATAATAGAGTGGCTAAGTCGGAACACCCCCAttcggccaccccccccaTTCGGCCACCCTAAAAATCCCTCTTAGCTACCCTAATTAAAATCCTACCCttaatctataaataattataataattataattatcgtctaaatatattcttttttagtatatatattttttattatattatagtattatatattaaaaataaaattatttaagtactcgaggtaattaaagatagtattttaattaaaagagcctcgattaagttcggagttttaaagattatactttagaattattaacgaggttaataagctagaataatcgcttttaaaaactaataaaaactttttttttaataagaaaataggctAACTAAAtaggttcgtatttaatatactctaagagttatattaatttataaataagttaaggaattcgctaagcgagttttataagtttagggagataattatccttttaaaaaaagataaataaatacttttttaaaaaggaactctagcacgtatagctttaacgaggtaatgtgggatattcttataaagaatataaaaagtgaatatttatatagaagcaagaatatatgaatataggggaaataagcgtatataaaagaggtttttgtaataaagagagtaatatagttgaattactatatgagaagttgcttgcttaacgaaaggtctaggtaggtaaatatacgcctatatataggtataaaaacctcctactagaatattccattgcttattaattatgatataattaataagcgtatacgtaagtgaatgcgtaatcgtagtacgtaattccgcctcgagtaaattccagattattcagttaccttccagtactttccattgctcacgtaagcttatataagcagtattgcttacataatcaatacctataataatctacagagatcgtagattaatatggtatatagtttgcttacgtaatattgataataaggcgaataataaggtaaacaaagttaccttcgtaacacgtttacttattatttttattattatatactttttatatcctttagctattaaatatagctatttttagtcttattaaaacttattataaaaaggagcttagtaaggaggatatagtaaataattctattattattaaaaaatggtacttcttaacttattatattatagctcgtttacttagtttaataagggataatatacgaagtaattagagaataactagcttatagttacttaatatagttatatttcttaataatcctatagtattatttagcctagttatattattaaataatattactaaagctaagtaaataattattaatattactaaagtcgTTAACTAGACCTTTATAgcatttattattaactagttaattcctaaaaaagctagcgatctttataaataactaaggctatttataaagcttaggcctaattataatacttaacgcctatttttttataaaattaagaaagtttttaataaaaagtctttttaattagccttattttaataataagttcgagttctaaaaactaaagttaagtatataattcttaaaaaaaaaaaaaagtatttaaatagacctaaatattaagtttactaatattaaagataTATAGAGGGCTTAAGAaaacgttaataattatttagttagtcctagttaAATTGTAGAggttaaattacttaataagggtagtaactatattatagtaatagtagaaggtagttaattaattgacTATAGTTAGTAGTGATGTGCCTGGATATACTTTTGATGGGGTGGCCGAATGGGGGTGTTCCGACTTACAGGGGCCACTACTGGCCCAACGATCCGCCGGGGATGCCTTCACGTCGTAGTACCCATGATCCAGTTCTTGTGGCAACTCCACGACGATATGCTGCGCATCGGAATCTTTGCCCCACAGCGATTCCATATCTTCCGGATCTTCAGCCCTGACGAGGATGGTCTCAAGTCTTGCCTGCTTAACCCAATTATCTGGAACTGAGACAAAGCCCAGCTTGTGACTGCACCTGTAGAATGGCTCAAGATCGTTTTTTCTCTCGAGATAGAGCCCTATCTGACGGCCCGCTTTGTTACAGTTGAGTATAGCTATCGTGCTCGTTGAAGAGAAAGTGAATGAGATTCCTGCAGCGGAACCAATCTGCTCATTGTTATCTCCGGGGATGAATGAGAAGCCATATTTCGAGCTGCTCGGGTCTAGTATCGGCATCTCGATCTGGATGCCTCTATTTGTGAACGAATACGGTGCCACGCGATGGTCGGCATCGATCCTGGTGACGCTGCCAGACTGATCAAAACAAGAGGGGGACTTGGCGAGAAACCCAGTGTTGCGAGACGGCCTGTCTGAATGTCCAGGCAACAACCAGGCAAATATTGACTGGTCATCCGTTCGCCTCATGATCTCTTCCTGAAGTCTGATGAACGCCATTTCACCTTCGCCGTATAGTAGAGGCATGCTAACCCCGAATAACCCAAGCAGACAATACGCCTGATCTTCGACTCTGGTAGTCTTTCTCTTCGCAGCCCAGGACATTCTCTGGGCGATGCTGTATCGACCTAGGATTCCATATTCGAAGAACTTGTGGTCGATACCGGTAATCTTCCCCAGAGGCTCTCGCATCTGGTCTCGTGTGCCAATTTCGTACCAGTCATCTGAGTAGAATATGACGGTGGAAGGTGCAATGAGCTCCTGAAGCGTCCAGCCACGCGTGAACCACCGACTATTCATGAAGCTCTTAGAGTAGCCACCGAGAACATCAACATCTTCCTGGGTGACGTCTTCAAGGTATGCATAACAGACACGAGAGTTTTGATACCAGACCCACATGGAATTGATGGCCTCCGTCAACTCAGATGAACTTGTCTTGTCGATGCAACAAGTGTCGATCCACTGCGAAGTCAATTAATGGGAACCTTGCTATTGTTGCGGGAGCTCAGGATCAGGGACACTGGGCTGCCAGGCTCAACTTACTATGTAGTCAAACCCATCCGACGATGCCTGATTACAAGCCCCATCCAGTTTCGTATAACCTTCAAGACTAGACGCGTTTCCGGCGAGCAGGTCCTGAAGTGTGACTTCTTCCGAGCCCCAAGTATGAGACAGGATAGCATATGGAATGCGAGAGTGGGCGAAAACGCGCAGTTCCTTCGTTCGTGTGTTCAGGAGCCGCATCGTATCTGTAAGGATTGGTTTCAAGCCAATAAGAGCCTACCGTAAACATCAACTTGGGGCGTTCTGAAGCTGAACAGGACTGGTCAAACTAAATGCGGGGGAATATGCAACTAAATGAAGAACCAGATGGGTTTTCTCAATCAGGACGATAAATCTCACCTGCATAATCTATCACGTGTAACTACTGCGACAAGTAGGCTAGCTACATGCACTTATGCACGCCTCCGGTTTTTGGGTACCATCAGGAAGGCACCACAATGGCTCACTTGAAGGGCACAACTTTGTGCTGGATGGGATGAGTTTGGATTAAACACTCAGCTGCTAAACTACCTCGATTGATTACCCTATGACATGTAGCGGAATGATGGGTGCCTGTAACCAAGTTGACTCTGCTCAGGTTCTGTCCGTCCATCCAGGCGGTGATCTCTCTTTCCAGCAGCTCTGGCTTTGTTTTCATATAAGCAATAGAATATGCCGAACACTGCCAACAGAACTGTTAAACTTTGTCCGACAAGATTGATCGTGTGTCCAGTGAAGTACTTCGGGGCGTCTTTGAACGTGTAGGTCCACCTGTTGTAAACATCAGTAAAATTGCAGGCATGGCTTGATCAAAACCAAAGAC
The DNA window shown above is from Colletotrichum lupini chromosome 7, complete sequence and carries:
- a CDS encoding major facilitator superfamily transporter; translated protein: MVLSTIDEIPIEFDKKQYNEPTTVDVKSESIQYADEPVQLEWTEEEEQVIKRKLDWHTVPLVTTLYLLCFLDRANIGNARIQGMAKDINLEGYRFNWALSIFYIIYLLVEVPSNIILKRVGPRFYLPFLVVGFGLVSLCTAFVRSYEGLIVARAFLGIFEGGAMPGFSFFLSSFYKREELLFRLGIFISAASLAGAFGGLLATGLSRIPEWGFDSAPIHTWRNIFFFEGFVTMLFGGFAPLWMPTSPATAYFLDERQRAIAAERLQRQHKADVDQKVTLSDVKRAVFCIHNYTCAFGFFLINITVQGISVFMPTILADLGWTATRAQLYSVPPYVVAAITAIIIAWFSDRTRQRGIYLAVFSMIAVIGFAILRFATEANIRYMGVFFVTAGAFPGGPGFLSWAMNNSGGPSVRAVTSAYVVSIGTMGGIVATRPEALIGLKPILTDTMRLLNTRTKELRVFAHSRIPYAILSHTWGSEEVTLQDLLAGNASSLEGYTKLDGACNQASSDGFDYIWIDTCCIDKTSSSELTEAINSMWVWYQNSRVCYAYLEDVTQEDVDVLGGYSKSFMNSRWFTRGWTLQELIAPSTVIFYSDDWYEIGTRDQMREPLGKITGIDHKFFEYGILGRYSIAQRMSWAAKRKTTRVEDQAYCLLGLFGVSMPLLYGEGEMAFIRLQEEIMRRTDDQSIFAWLLPGHSDRPSRNTGFLAKSPSCFDQSGSVTRIDADHRVAPYSFTNRGIQIEMPILDPSSSKYGFSFIPGDNNEQIGSAAGISFTFSSTSTIAILNCNKAGRQIGLYLERKNDLEPFYRCSHKLGFVSVPDNWVKQARLETILVRAEDPEDMESLWGKDSDAQHIVVELPQELDHGYYDVKASPADRWASSGPCKSEHPHSATPSKVYPGTSLLTIVN